One segment of Desulfobacterales bacterium DNA contains the following:
- a CDS encoding response regulator yields the protein MAKASEKYILVVDDEPDVRNFLAAFLEDAGFQVDVAVDGVEALEKVKEKTPDLMTLDMVMPRKSGIRVMRELRNREDWSKIPVIVITAHARDEFGSDDIKEFNAFATRYRPRYTMEKPVTPEKLVKAIMEILEVDEEETKDNIPVSRDSILKMVQESDPSTLKKIQDLLQTA from the coding sequence ATGGCAAAAGCATCCGAAAAATATATTTTAGTTGTAGATGATGAACCTGACGTAAGAAATTTTTTAGCCGCATTTCTTGAAGATGCAGGTTTTCAAGTCGATGTTGCTGTTGACGGTGTTGAAGCTTTAGAAAAAGTAAAAGAAAAAACTCCTGATTTAATGACACTTGATATGGTAATGCCAAGAAAATCAGGCATAAGGGTTATGCGGGAGCTTAGGAATAGAGAAGATTGGTCTAAAATACCCGTTATTGTTATAACAGCACACGCTCGTGATGAATTCGGAAGCGACGATATAAAGGAATTTAATGCATTTGCTACAAGGTATCGTCCAAGATATACAATGGAAAAACCAGTAACTCCTGAAAAATTAGTGAAAGCCATTATGGAAATACTTGAAGTTGACGAAGAAGAAACGAAAGACAATATACCTGTGAGCAGAGATTCAATTCTTAAAATGGTACAAGAAAGTGATCCTTCTACCTTAAAAAAAATTCAAGACCTTCTTCAAACAGCTTAA
- a CDS encoding (Fe-S)-binding protein translates to MENTITIEDIGKDTEILMQVDVKNLMPLQGDFPDKEWGEINSDTKEKYACILDNLCVLQIPMPKTPEEEEELVNKFLDGMRKLFTKENNWTFFSILETTMEHCAKCNTCSDACHLYEATGHNEMYRPNYRSEIFRRIYFKYIKNKPFAKWRYGDVDLNWRTVARLGELAYRCNICRRCAQTCPIGVDNALIAREIRKIFSQELGIAPPELHDKGSMLQLKTGSSTAMNKLVVKDNVQFIDEDFSEETGFQFETPWDVQGADILLIHNAGEILAWPENIAAFSIIFKAAGISWTLSSELAAYDSINYGVFYDDVQFARTVLLQAQAAKNLGVKKIVLGECGHAHKAFTVIADRVLPKALNTPRESCFPILRDIVMSGKIKFDPERNNFPVTCHDPCNLTRLMGIIKPQRDILHKLCPQFREMNPHGPYNYCCGGGSGFAIMSRNNISDWRTQITGRKKLSQILDSFSDSRGPEIQKYVCAPCSNCKGQLRDILRHYKLLEKEQLVYGGLVELIVNAMVDVNPGYIKWEDEG, encoded by the coding sequence ACAAAAGAAAAATATGCATGCATCCTTGATAATTTGTGCGTTCTTCAAATCCCAATGCCGAAAACTCCAGAAGAAGAAGAAGAGCTTGTAAATAAATTTTTAGACGGAATGCGAAAGCTTTTTACTAAAGAGAATAACTGGACGTTTTTTTCGATTTTAGAGACTACAATGGAGCATTGCGCTAAATGCAATACATGCTCAGACGCTTGCCATCTTTATGAAGCAACCGGCCATAACGAAATGTATCGCCCAAATTATCGTTCTGAAATATTTAGAAGAATCTATTTTAAATATATTAAAAATAAACCATTTGCTAAATGGCGTTACGGTGATGTTGATTTAAATTGGCGGACAGTTGCAAGACTTGGAGAATTGGCTTATAGATGTAATATTTGCCGAAGATGCGCTCAAACTTGTCCAATCGGTGTTGATAATGCTCTTATTGCAAGGGAAATCAGAAAAATTTTCAGTCAAGAATTAGGAATTGCTCCTCCAGAACTCCATGATAAAGGATCTATGCTTCAATTAAAAACCGGTTCATCTACGGCTATGAACAAACTCGTTGTGAAAGATAATGTCCAATTCATTGATGAAGACTTTTCAGAAGAAACTGGTTTTCAGTTTGAAACTCCTTGGGATGTTCAAGGAGCAGATATTCTTCTTATTCATAATGCTGGAGAAATTTTAGCATGGCCAGAAAATATTGCCGCATTTTCAATTATTTTTAAAGCCGCAGGAATTTCATGGACTCTTTCAAGTGAGCTTGCCGCTTATGACAGCATTAATTACGGCGTTTTTTATGATGACGTTCAATTTGCACGAACTGTATTACTTCAAGCTCAAGCAGCAAAAAATCTTGGCGTAAAAAAGATTGTTTTAGGAGAATGTGGTCATGCTCATAAAGCATTTACAGTCATTGCAGATAGAGTTCTTCCAAAAGCGCTTAACACTCCTCGTGAAAGTTGTTTTCCTATTCTTCGCGATATTGTAATGTCTGGTAAAATCAAATTTGACCCTGAAAGAAATAATTTTCCTGTAACTTGCCATGATCCATGCAATCTTACAAGATTAATGGGAATAATTAAGCCTCAAAGGGATATTCTACACAAACTATGTCCTCAATTTAGGGAAATGAATCCCCATGGACCTTATAATTATTGCTGTGGCGGAGGAAGCGGTTTTGCCATTATGAGTAGAAATAATATTTCAGACTGGAGAACTCAAATTACTGGCCGTAAAAAACTTTCCCAAATACTTGATTCTTTTTCTGACTCAAGGGGACCAGAAATTCAAAAATATGTATGCGCTCCATGCTCAAACTGCAAAGGTCAGCTGCGAGATATTCTAAGGCATTACAAACTTCTTGAAAAGGAACAACTCGTTTACGGAGGTCTCGTTGAATTAATAGTGAATGCTATGGTTGATGTAAATCCTGGTTATATAAAATGGGAAGATGAAGGATAA